agcctgcccatgGTTCAAATCCGGGgacttcttgacccatgtggagctggcccatgtgcagtgctgatgcgtgtaaagagtgctgtgccacgcagtggtgtccccgtgtaggagagccccacatgcaaggagtgcaccccataaggagagccgcccagcacgaaacaaagttcagcctgcccaagaatggcaccgcacacatggagaactgacgcagcaagatgacgcaacaaagagacacagattcctgtgccactgacaacaacaaaagcagacaaagaagaacacgcagcaaatggacacagagtacagacaatgggggtggggggggggagagaaataaataaaaataaaatcttaaaaaaaaaacaattgtgtaAAGAAGTTCTATCCAATTGTTGAAACTTGGTAGTGAATAAGGAAGTAGGCTAGTGTAGATCAAGTAGCTCACCTACACTTAGGTCCTTCCGAATTTCCCTAAAGGGAGAGGatgaaacatattttaaatttaatttgtacTGTAGCAGATATAATGCAGTTGTGACAATCTTTCAATGAATATCTGTTAATCCTACCTAATTTAAATAGCTGTGTTAAATAAAACTTataggagtttttaaaaaaatcacctccCTGGGATTATAACATACTTTTGGTAGAAAGAACATTGGACAGCCTCTTATTAACATTCTTTTCTCAGCTTAACTAAGGAGGAAAAGTCACTCATGCCAGGGGGCTTCCCTCATAATTAATCATAGTTCAGAATTGAAGGTTACACAAAGCTTTCCTTTAGAAGTATCCAAGTTATTTTAAGAATCTGAGCTAGAACTAAGTTAAAAACCTGGCacaaacatttttatacttaattttttaaatgctttaacTTCttggtcttttaatttttttcttagccTTTTATCATAATTACTTGCATGcattcatctttttatcttttggtATCAGCCTTTTGTGTCCCTTACTTCAATTATGGTACATTTCATTCTGTAAAAATGTTTAGCTCTTTTGTATCTTTATTTTTGCCATTATGCTTTTCCCCTCCCTGAAATTCCAGTTTTTTTATCCCTATTCTTGATCTTTGAGTTTATTTgttccttctttcattttgattttaattcCCACTGCTTtaagtttctctttattttcttaagcatggttccccaccccccagggtttacttttttaaaaactgggaggGTATCAATTCCCAGGGTGGTGACAGAGTGAGCATGTCCATTTAATAAGGAAGATCCAGCTCTTCTCCTTTTCCTGGTAATTTCTAAGTAGATTTTAAGtctctttgaaatgtttttatatctTGGAATAAATTAATGTTACTGCACTGCTGCCAGTTCTGCTTCTACTTCATTTGCCCCCAAATGTTATAACTTGGGAATATACTGATTAAAGTGATATCCTAGAGTAGCAGTGATTGACTTCCTGCCAATTAAGTTTTGGAATGGCTTTGGACAGCGTGTGCCACTTATATGGGAAGCTGGCTGTTTAAAATCCAGGGTCTGTAATGTGTGTGTTATGTGGCTCAGCTAGATCCATTGAAAAGCTCTGCTATGTAGCACCtgcatgaccttgagcaagtttcAAAACCACTCTTGAGGCTTTTCCCTAGCtccaagaaggagaaaataaTATACAGCTTTTGTAGTTATTCTAAGAAATAGTAGAAGTGAATGCAAAGCATCCTACATAGTATCTGACCTGTAGCAGTCACTCAGATATAGGACAAGCCTTGCCAGCCACAGgtcacccagaggaaaagaggtGTGCCCGAGAGATCTGTCCTAGCACACAGCCCAGCGAAAGAGAAGACGGTGGTGTTGAACCTCTTGGTAGGCATGTGGGAAGGTTGCCTGTCCTGGGTTCACTACATGTTCTGGCCCTGCTCTTACTCTAGCTGCCTGGAATGCCCACTTCTAACGCATTTATAGTATGTGAAAAGAATCCCTTTAATAAATACACTCACTCGGTAAGATTTAGCCTAATTTCAGAAATATTACAGTGAGAAAGGTACCATTTAAAAATCAAGGATCTTTGTCTGCAGTTTTGTCTATAGCACTTTCTCAGCTGGGTTTGGGATAAGATCCTGTGGTGTGGGCCCTCTAAGCTGACCTCTTCATTAAGCACAGGGATTTTACCTCAGGCACTGGCAGCTCTCTCCTCGAGCCCCTGCATCAGGCCTGCCCTCCTAGGTGATCTACCTCTCATCTAGTGCCAGAATCTCTGGGAAGATGGGTCTGGCCCATTTCTTGCCACAGGCTCTATATCTCTCCATAtgttggggggttggggggggataGGTGAGGATGGCATGAATAGAAGAAAAAGCTGTGTCTATTCCCAACTTCCCAGGAGCTCCTAAGGGATGGCCTGACCAGACCTCAAAACTCAGGCCAAGGGTGCAGCTTTATATGATTCGTTTCCCTTAGACCAGTGGTTCACAAGCTTGGCTGCAGATTAGAATCATCCAAGGAGGTTAAAAAATACCAATGCCTGGGTCCTCCTCCTGTGGAGTGATTTTTAATTGATCTGGGAAGTAGCTAGGACTTCTGGTTACTGTAACCATTCCCCAGAAGATTCTGACCTGCAGATATGGTGAGAGCACATACCTAATAGTAGCCTCTGCCCTCCAGAGCCCTACATTGTTTGCACCAGCTTCCCCTGTGGACCCTGCCTTTGGCTGGGACCTTCTGACTGCTTCTGTCCATGCTCCTGAATGATACTCCCTGCAGGCTtgagagaggcagagagggcGAACCTCCAACTCTGTGCCAACTTGAGCACTCTGCCGGCATTGCACTTTGGCTCTTGAAAGGGGttcatttcttttaaacattGGAGCTTTAGGGCCTAAGTCACCACTTTCTCTGTCAGAACAGACCTATGACAGTTTTCTGAGGGAACTTCGGCTTCTACTTTGTTCCCCCTTCATGTTGCTCTCAAGCCCCATAATTTTCAGGAAGGTATACAATCCGTTCCTCCTCTCAGTTAACTGTAAGGCAAATAAATTCACTCTTGATTGCCTACATAGTAGACCATCGAACTTGAGTTTCCTGCAGAGAATTTCACTTCAGATTTTTACAGTTTCAATTAAGAGAACTTCTTTTTGAGCCCTCACTTTTGTGGCCACTTGTGAAAGCACATTTATGTTTTATCTTTAACTGTGACTGTGACCAGCATTGCAGGATGTTATAAAAAATTGACATTTGAAAGCAgtgaaacacttttttttttttcagtttgaggGATGTTATTTGAAAAACCAGCCACCTTATCAGATAATCTCTTTCTGAGGAAGCGTGGAAGAAATTTTTCTCAGGCCCCAGGTATTACTGGCGGTGCTGCATTCCTCTTTATTCACTGGCTTGCTTTACCTTATGGACCTTAACACTGCTCTAGGAACTGTGTGGTATATAATAAATCGCATGCAATATGGTGCACTCCCTTCACCCCAGCTTtcgttcttttctttttttttttcttaaggatttatttatttctcttccctcccccctccaccccagttgtctgttctctgtgtctgtttgctgcgtgttctttgtctgcttctgttgtcagcagcacgggaatctgtgtttctttttgttgtatcatcttgctgtgtcaggtctccgtgtgtgcggcaccattcctgggcaggctgcactttctttcacactgggcagctctcctcacagggtgcactccttgggcgtagggctcccctacgcgggggacacccctgcatggcagggcactccttgtgtgcatcagcactgaacgtgggccagctccacatgggtcaaggaggcctggggtttgaaccgtggacctcccatgtggtagacggacgccctaacgactgggccaagtcctcttccctcgtTCTTTTCTTAACGttgttttctgttcatttcctcatccacttacttttttctcttctgtaataTATATCTTTGTTAGCCCCATCACTCTTTTTGAAATGGGCTGGTGTACAGGTTATTATCTAAATGAGAGTTAGcctaaatattttaagaagccATCTTGTCTTGCTATCTAGTCTTTGCTCTTAGCTTTGCTTTCCTGTGGCAGAAGCCTCCTGCTCGGCCTGCTGCTTTGTTACTCTTCTCCCCAGTCTACCAACCTCTCTGTCCCAGagagattgttcttttttcttaaattcacTGCTATGTACTTATTATTGACCTCAAatcaatttattttgttttaatttttttaaagctaattagattacataaatattacataaaaaatgtaggtgattcccatatgccccactccctccccctcccacattttcccacattaacatctttcattagtgtagtacatttgttacagttgatgagcacatattggagcattgcttctaagtgtggattacagtttacattatagtttacactctctcctgcacaattttgtaagttctgACAAGATCTTTCTGCAGCCACTGACCTACAGAGTGGATTCACCAGCTTAGGGGAGAAGGCCTTCCTCAGGCTCCAACCCTAATTTCCCTCATCCCCCctgctgccacacacacacacacacacacacacacacacacacacgcacactcacTTCTGTGGCTCTGCCTTTGTCTGCCTGCTTTGAAGCCCTTCCCCCACGTCTTCACCTTTGTCTGCTGGGGTGAGTTTCCTCTGTGAAACTTTGCCTGCCCATCGCTGCAGGGTAGGTTGGCCACTTCCTAGGTGTTACTTCCTCACCCCCGCGTGGCTGCACTAACCAGCCTGCTGCTAGGCCTTAAGGCGCCTCTATGTGGGTTAGAAACAGGCGCCTGCCCCTTCCTCGAGACACATTATGGCACTTCAAGTGTTGGAAAATAGTCggttgtaataaaatatataaatccaGGATGCCAACGGCTTGAACGGTGCCTGGGACTGAGCTTGACGGCCCTTTCTGTGTGGTCATGATTCATTTAATTGTCTATGAGGGGAATGCCTCTATATCTTTACATAATCTTTATATTCTCATTGCCTGACCAGAGCAAGCCCTCAGTAACCATTTGCTAAGCTAAAGAAGGAAAGTACAAGCATGAGCCATTCTCTTGTCTGGAAAAATAGTGGAAAGGCATCCCTGCCAAGGCCTTTTCTGCTGAACTatctaaatgtattttaaattcagaGACACATACCTCTTTTGCCCcatattttgatctttctgaaacCACAGATATCTTAAGGTCCTTGTACCATGGTGGGTACGAGCACAGAACCTGGAGCCCAACTCTGGCAGTGAACCCCAGTTCTACCTACCACTTATAAGTTAAGTGAACTTTAGGCATATTACTTAACTCCTTCATGCCTCACTTTacttctctgtaaaatgaagatggtAATAATCATTCCTACCTCATAGAGCTGTGAGAATTAAGTGAGTATAACGTAGGTAAAGTGTTCTAGGCACATAGTAAGAAATCCAACTGTTAACTATTATTGTCAAGATGGTTGCAGTTCACATGTTCATTTAATGTACTAGCGTTTCTTTTTAACCcctgaaaggtttttttttttttggttgttgttatttATAtagaggaggtaccagggattgagtctgggacctcgtacatgtgaagcaggtgctcaaccactgagctacacctgtctGCTCAAAGGTGTTTTTAAATCCTTTGCACGCAGCTTATATTGATAACATGCTGGTCTTAGGAGAGTGCTATATTTGGGGAGCTTGATTCTATGGGCCAGGCCTTGCCTCCTACTAAAGAACACCGTATTTGGGTGCACTGGACTGGGGTGCAGCACCTGCAGCTGCACGCCCACACTGTTCTTCTGTTTCCTGCAACAAAAGGTACAAAGAACACAGACAGGAAACCAGCAACCTTTTTCCCCCCTCCTAATttggcagaagagaaaggggaaaaaccaGAGGCCTTTGCAGATAAAGCTTGTTTTCAACTTTAAACTCTTCTTGTTCATGTTCTAAAGCCagtattggtgataaatattGGTTGTAGAAATCTAGAAACTAAGGTGAAttgggtgtttttttaaaaatgacttgaaTATACATTCTTTATCTAATTACAGGACCACTTTCCTTTGATGGTGTTCAGGTGAACCAGGCCACCAAGTTCCAGAAGGTAATGTTCCAGCACGAAGTTCTCCTCTGGAACTGCCAGGGTATTCAGGCTAGGCAATAGGTGAAAGTCATCCCCTGAACAGTTATGGGTTTCTCCTGGCCTTCCTTGTGCATTCGTGAATGTCACTTCACAGGAAGGATGGGATGAGTATTTGCTGCATTGTATCCAGAATGATTTCTGCCTCGTGTCTCACGCTGGCTTTAGAAGCTGGGGTACTGTGGGAAACTCTGCCTAGCTGATGTTGTTTACCCTACCCTGTTGAGCTCTCCTTCAAATTAAGCAAGATCTGACTAATGCATTCTTTGGTGATGCTCTGATTTTTCATTATGAGAATGAAAAAGCTGTTCCCAGACACATTACTCTAATTGACTTTAGCCCCAACTTCGATAAATATTCTTACATGCTCTGCAGTAACAGTCGAAACTCTCACAGCAGTAGCCATACATTTGCTTGGGGTTTCATAGGCTTTTCCAAGTTGAAAAAAGCAGTATATTAGTGATAAAAAGGCAATAGAAAATTTAACCCTTCCTAATTTGACCACATACTTGAGCCTGATTAGATGTTATTTCAGCATAGTGCTGATCAACTTTTAAGTCCCATCCAAGGGAGTGTTTAATTATCAGTTCCCAGAAAGAGTACCCACATGAGGAACTTTCTCCAAAAGGGCTTCAAGGCATTCAGTTACCTTCAGTTTCAGAAATGACATGTAGACAGAGATTCTCACTATCCTTGCTCTACAAAGTAGAGAGGCAGACAGTGACAATCAGTTTACCTCACTTCACTAGCACTTCCAGGCCGCAATGCTTCTGACCCCTTTTGGTCACATCAAAAGCTAGGTTTTCTAAAGAAACAGTGAAAATCTAAGGCTAGATCTTCCAGTCGGACACAAACACTTATGGGGTCATCTTTTTCATGATCTAAACCTGGAATTTCTATCTCTGTTTAATATGtcatttctttttggagaaatagcagcaaaagcagacaaggaagaattTACCTAAATCTCCCCTATGATGGTCAAAGCAAACTGGGAACCCCCAGAATGGATTTGACTCACAAATgtattttgatgtattttattttttttgttgttggttgtcAGCATTTCGTATTTGGGCAATTTCACATTTAAGTCCTGACTTGGGCCACCTCTTGAAGAATTGAAGCTCCACAAAGATTTGGCCCCATGGCCTCACTTACCTGGGGCTGAGTAGATGCTGGCCCCTCTGGCTGGGGCGTGTGTTCTTCCCTGTGAGGGCTGCTTCCTCCATTTATGTGACTTATCTGGCCCCCATGAACATTCGAATTGTGACCCTCATCTAACCCAGGGTCCTACTCTCTGTTTTATGGCCAGGTATCTTACAGCTTTCTAGAAGTCCAGGGCCAGATGTGAGCAGTGGTGATATGGCCACCAGGAAAGAGGGGACTTGGCTCCATCCAGTCCCATGTGCTGCTCTGACCTTACCCCGGCCTTCAAGGGACAGGAGTTAATGGCAGGGGTGGGTACCGTGTCCTGGGTTTGCTGAGCTGGCTTCACTCCATCTGTTCATTCAGCCTGAAAGTCATAACCAAGGTTTCCTCCTGCAGGGGGTGGGGcggtttttaaaatatgaaagaaagcaGCCAGTGACAACCCTGGCTCATTCGTAGTCTTACAAGACCAGCTCTTGCCACAAAAGGATAAGCTTCCTGTTTACCAGCCGGCCTGAGACAAAGTGGTTGTGCTTCCTGCCCGCGTGGGGCTTGGCACACAGGCTGGGTTCTGTCTGTCAGGATGGCAAGGACTGAATGCCTGCACTGTGCTCAGCCAGCTGGAGGGCGGCAAGGCCCCCAGGCTCTGGTTCTGGACACAGGCCACCCTCTGAGGGCATTCTCACTCTGGCTGCAGAACTAGCCCTGGCTTTCTGAGAGGAAGCCAATAAAGAAAGAGTGGCTGCGCCTCCTTGTTGGCTTCCTCTTTTGCACTACTTTCCCTGTGGGCCCCATCCAGGCAAAAGCCCTTGGAACAAACCTGAATCTTACAGTAAATCCACATCTTTGTTTTTAAGTCTCCAGGAAGCAGGATGTCAGTGCCCCTGGGAAAACTGGTCCTGATCGCTGGCACAGTGGCCAGTGGGAGTGGTGCCCTCCTGTATTATCTTATACAGAGTAAGTGTCTCCGTGGAACCACCGGCCTCCTAACATCCTCCTGCTGCTCCATCAAGGGAGATAACTTCAGGTGCTTTCCTCAGAGGAGAAGAGGGAGCTGAGGGTTGTGTTTTCTGCAGCCAGTATGCCATTCTCTTTGCTCTGGCCTCCTCCAGTACCTAGAATCCCAGTTTTTTGAGGAGCCACAAGTGCAAAGGAAAGGACCAGGATCCTTTGCAGAAGAGGCTTTCAAAGCAAGATGGGACTTTCCCCCTAGGACACACACAGGGCATCCATCAAGATTCTGAGATTTTATAAAGAacaaacagagggaaggggaaTACCAGATGGTTCACAGGTGGGGAGaactttggctgtttctcaagTGCATCAGCCTGTTTGCTGTGCCATGCTCTGATAGTGAATTAAAGGAGGAGGGGACTTGAGCAAGGAACTCTGTGGagagcaaaaaataaaagcagagccCAGAACAGCAAAGTCCCAACAGATGCTGTGTCCAGCCCCACTGTACCCAAATTTGAATTTGTAAAGACAGGCCACAGTGACTGTCAGCGGCCAAGGGATTTAGGGTCATTTCACTGCTGCTGGTGGCAAAACGGCAGCAGTATTTTCTGGTCTGACTTTCTTTGAGTCTCCTTTATTCCTGCCTTGCTTGGCTTCTCACACTGACTTGGCAGCAATAGAACTTCTTCCCAGGACGTGAGAGAGTGTCACCGGCATACAGAACAGCAGAGCAAGGTGTCCTCCCCACCCTGTATGCTCTACCTGCCTCAGAGTTGGCCCAAGGCCCCTGGGTTCAGAGGTGGCCAGGAAGGAGCACACCCAGGAATGGTTCTAGCTGGACAAACTGAGTCTTTTCTTCCCTTTGCCAACAGGACAGGACCGGGCCCCAGTGGTAATGAGTGCATTTTAGGGGCCAGAGATCAGCCCTCAGTCTGAAAAAGAAAAGCCGCCTCGGCAGCCCTGCGAGGTGCTTGAGAACATGGCTCTGCAGCCAGCTCACTGGGTTGAATCCCAGCTACAGCCCTTGACTAGCTGTGTGTCTTTGGGTGAGGGTCCTTCACCTTCTTGGGCCGTAGTCACTTATCTGTGCAATGAGGGGTATGACACTGCCTGTGCAGGAGGTTGTCATGAGAATTGAGCAAATGCGTGAActatttagaacagtgcctgcctATAGAAGTCATCCAGTAAAGTTGAGCTCTCCCCTGCCAATCCACCTGCTGGGAGGCCACCTTGTTCCCACCTGGCAGGCTTCCCTGACCCTGTTCCTGAGCAGTGACTCGTACAGGGTGTAGCAGCTGGACCTACACCTTCAGGGAGGTGCTTCCTAAAGTTCCCAGCAGCCTTTGGGctaagaaggccccaggaagcttTATCAGCACAAAATGTTGTCTTCAATCTGTGCACATGCCACAtgagtgttttcatttcttggCCTGAAGGTTTTGGTGTAGATGTTGTGGATTGTCTGTTCTGTGCTGGTCTAGCAGCTCATCCTGGTGGAACGAGCAGTGTTCTGAAGCCAGGCGCCCTTGAGGCTGGCCCCAGCTTTGCCTTGGACCAGCAGAGTCATTTTGAGCAAGTTATGGAGTTACAGGATTTTCGAACTAAAAGGAAACTTAGAGAAGATCCAGTCACACCCCTTAGTTAATAGAAGTCGGAAAGGTCAAGTCATCGTTCAAGGCCATCCACCACCTCCCTGCAGATACTGCCTCTCCATGCCTTGGTTTGGTAAAATAGACAGTTTAGAAGCAGATGGTCCATGATTATTCTTCGATCTGTCAATTTCCCATTTCTGTTTCCACCTTATTTATGAATTGTATTATTTAGCTTTGTATAGAGACTCAAGTTcagtaaagggggaaaaaaccaaaaTAACTGTCTTTTCTAACAGAAACTTTTTCCAGGACTTCATATTACCAGTTGGCATTGGAGCATCTGCAGAGCCACCCCGAggcacgggaggccctgggtcctcCTCTCAACACTCACTACCTCCACCTCACTGACAGGGAGAACTTCGTTGACATAGCCTATGCCCAGGTAATGTGCTCTCCCTTGAAGTGCAGGCCAGGTGCCCCCCGAAAGTGAGGAGGGGCCACCATCACCTGGAGAGACCCTGAGAGGAAACTGGGGTTAAGGATTTGGGATAGAAAAATCTGCTATGTAAAGCTGGCCCTAGATATTACTTAATACCCTTTTTATAATGTTATGTATTTATTACTTTCATCCTATCTGAGGAGCTGACATCACAGGGAATGCGGTGGTGTGTATGCTCAGGCCTCCATCTTGAAATGCAGACAGGAGAGAAATAACCAGTAAAGGTTTGCCAGGACTTCCACTCCGAACTTGAAATGCGTCCACATGTTTATGTATCTACATATAGCCAGTCAGCCCCAGGTCATCTGCAACCAATGCTAAACTTTTATTCCCAGGGGTTGTACCCATTTTGCGCAGAattcctatcattttctttccttttttttttttttaagatttattgatttatttactgTCCCACCCCTACTCCCACCACCATTTGTCAgcttcttgtgtccattcgctgtgcattcttctgttgtctgcttgtcttctctttaggcaacaccaggaactgatcctggaaccttccagagtgggaaagagatattaaatctcttgctccacctcagctccctggtctgctgcatctcttattgtctctcctctgtgtctctttttcttgtgtcatcttgctgtgccagtgcTCCTCTCGAGCCAGCttgccgtgtgggccagcactccacgtgggccagctcgctgtgtaggccggcttgccttcaccaggaggccccaggaatctaactgtgggcctcctgtatggtagataggagcccaattgcttaagccacatctgcttccctatcattTTCTTGAGCTATATTGTATCTTCTTGTATAGGTCAGCTTGATAAAACCCACCTGAACataaaatgcatttattattCTGTTGAATACATGCTATAATCTGAGAATAGTTTTAAGCTGTGTGGAGAATACAGAGATGCAGGAGGCTTTCGGGGAGTTCACAGTTTAAAACGCCAGAATTAGGGTGAAGCAAATTCTCAAGGAGGGAGCACTTGGTGGCCGGGGAGGCTGTTATGAAGaaagtctttggggaaaaagaatTCCAGGCTGGAGGAGTAGGTGAGCACGAGGCACGTAGCTGAGGGGCCCCTTGGGTGGGATCCCTGCCAGGGAGGTGCAGGAAAGGGAGGGTGTGGG
This window of the Dasypus novemcinctus isolate mDasNov1 chromosome 5, mDasNov1.1.hap2, whole genome shotgun sequence genome carries:
- the COA1 gene encoding cytochrome c oxidase assembly factor 1 homolog isoform X2, whose translation is MLFEKPATLSDNLFLRKRGRNFSQAPGPLSFDGVQVNQATKFQKSPGSRMSVPLGKLVLIAGTVASGSGALLYYLIQKTFSRTSYYQLALEHLQSHPEAREALGPPLNTHYLHLTDRENFVDIAYAQLKIPVSGSKSEGYLHVSSSRDNPFTRHGITFLEGTCFF
- the COA1 gene encoding cytochrome c oxidase assembly factor 1 homolog isoform X4 — encoded protein: MLFEKPATLSDNLFLRKRGRNFSQAPGPLSFDGVQVNQATKFQKSPGSRMSVPLGKLVLIAGTVASGSGALLYYLIQKTFSRTSYYQLALEHLQSHPEAREALGPPLNTHYLHLTDRENFVDIAYAQLKIPVSGSKSEGYLHVSSSRDNPFTSVPASL
- the COA1 gene encoding cytochrome c oxidase assembly factor 1 homolog isoform X1, encoding MLFEKPATLSDNLFLRKRGRNFSQAPGPLSFDGVQVNQATKFQKSPGSRMSVPLGKLVLIAGTVASGSGALLYYLIQKTFSRTSYYQLALEHLQSHPEAREALGPPLNTHYLHLTDRENFVDIAYAQLKIPVSGSKSEGYLHVSSSRDNPFTRWHLREVFLELKDGQHIPVFKFGGVNSDEVQKE
- the COA1 gene encoding cytochrome c oxidase assembly factor 1 homolog isoform X3, whose translation is MCCSDLTPAFKGQELMAGSPGSRMSVPLGKLVLIAGTVASGSGALLYYLIQKTFSRTSYYQLALEHLQSHPEAREALGPPLNTHYLHLTDRENFVDIAYAQLKIPVSGSKSEGYLHVSSSRDNPFTRWHLREVFLELKDGQHIPVFKFGGVNSDEVQKE
- the COA1 gene encoding cytochrome c oxidase assembly factor 1 homolog isoform X5, with product MSVPLGKLVLIAGTVASGSGALLYYLIQKTFSRTSYYQLALEHLQSHPEAREALGPPLNTHYLHLTDRENFVDIAYAQLKIPVSGSKSEGYLHVSSSRDNPFTRWHLREVFLELKDGQHIPVFKFGGVNSDEVQKE